The genomic stretch TTGACTCGGGTGACGCGACTCACCGTCCAGTCGTCGTCCATCACGGCGTGGGTGCGCGGGTGCTTGAACGAGGCACCGATGCCGAAGCGTGTCTCGTCCTCGATCGCGCGTCGCAACCATTCCTGTTTGCGCTGGAGCCAGTCCAAGTCGAGGTCGAGCACGGTGAGCTTCATCCGGCAAGCGATGTCGACCCCGACGGCGTAGGGGACGACTGCGCTGTCGGTGGCGAGCACGCCACCGATCGGCAGGCCGTAACCAACGTGGGCATCGGGCATGAGCGCACCGCGCACGGCCACGGGCAGCATACAGGCGTTTTCCATTTGCCGGATGGATTCGGCGTCGATGTCGGTGCCCCATTGTCTCCACGGGGCCGGTGTCGCGCGTTCGCTCATGGGAGATGCAGCGTGTGCCTTAGGGCGCGAGTTGTCGATGCAGGGCGATTGCCAGGCGGAGGGCTGCCGCGCAGGATACCGCAGTGTCCTCGAACCCTTCACGCAGGCGCCGCTGGCTGATCGCGGCGGTCGTCGTCGTTCTTCTGTATGCGATCGTGGGCTTTCTCGTCTTGCCACCCGTCGTGCGCGGCCAGATCGAGACGCGCGCAGGTGCGGCTCTGAAGCGTCCGGTCACGGTGGAGAAGGTGCGGATGAACCCTTTCGCCTTCTCCGTCGCGATCGAAGGCTTGCGCGTGACGGATCACGACGGTGTGGACCTCGCGTCGTGGAAACGTGGATACGCGAATTTCGACCCGTTGACCTCGCTCTTCCGGCGCGAGTGGCATGTCGGCGCGTTGGAGTTGATCGAGCCGCGCCAGAGGCTCGTGCTGGATTCCGAAGGCCGATTGAACATCGAGGATCTCCTCGTGCGCCCTTCGGTCGGCGAAGCGCCTCCGGAGGAGACGGATGCGACCGGGAGGATGCCTGCGGTCGCCGTGGGACGGCTCGTCGTGGAGAGCTGGGCAGTGTCCTTCGACGATGCTTCGCGGGGCAGGCCGTTCGCCACCGTGATCGGGCCGATGACGTTCGAGCTCGACGGGCTCACCACGCGGCCGGATGCGGACAGCCCGTATCGCTTGCGAGGAACGACGGACACGGGCGAGACCTTCGGTTGGAGCGGTACCGTCTCCGTCACACCGCCGGGTTCGGAAGGTTCGATCGAGTTCTCGGGTGTTTCACTGCCGAAGCACTCGCCCCTCGTGGACGACTTGCACCGTGCGGAGGTGGTGGGAGGCACGGTCTCGTTCTCGACGCGCTACGTGGTGTCGTTCGGCGATCGACCGGTTATCCAGATCATGGATACACGCGTGACCGTGGACGATCTGGCACTCGGCTTCGCCGGTGCCGATGTGGAGGAGGCGGTCGTGAGCTTCGCGCAACTCGACGTGCACATCGCGCAGGCGGACGCGCTCGCCCGCACGGCGGAAGTCGCGAGCGTCACGCTCGAAGGTCTCGATGTGAAAGCGGAGCGGCGCACGGACGGTTCGATCGACTTGCTGGATTGGATTCCGGCATCGACGGCGAGCGAGACCGCGGACGAGTCTGCATCCGGCGCGAGCGATCCTGGGCCGGCCCCGAGCGTGAGCGTCACCCGCATCGAACTCGTGGGTGGGCGGGTGCAGTTGACCGACCGCACCAATCCGCGGCCGGCGGAGTTCGTGCTGGACGAGCTGGCGATCACGGCGACCGGTGCCGGGACGGACTTGGCGCGGGAGATCGGCGTGGAGATCGGCTTGCGTTGGGCCGGTGCCGGGACGGTCGGTATGCGCGGCACCGTGCGCCCACGGCCGTTCGCGGCGGGTCTGGACGTGAATGTGACGGACTTCGCGCTGCGGCCGCTGGACCCGTTCGTCGAGCCGACGGCCGACGTGCGCATCCGCGACGGTGCCGTCACCGTGAAGGGGCGGGTGGAGGCCGAGCAGCCGCCCGGAGAAGCGCTCGCTTTGCGCTGGACCGGCGACGTCGATATCCGGAATCTGGATACAGCGGACGGGAAGCTCGACTCCACCTTGGTGGCGTGGAAGTCGCTCGCGTTGAAGCAGACCGCGGTCGCCCTCGCTCCGCTCGAGGTTTCGGCCGGAGAGGTCGCCCTCGACGGACTACTCGCCAACGTGGCGATCGCGGAGGACGGCACGATCAACCTGCTCGCTGCCCTGAGGCGTGATGAAGCGAACGAGGGTTCGAGCGAGGTCGAACCGAGTGCGCCTTCGGTCGCGAGCGGCGAGGCCGACGAGCCGGCGTATCGCGCGAAGGTCGATCTCGTGTCGATCACGGGTGGAGTGCTGCGCGTGCAGGACCAATCCGTCGCGGGCGGATTCAAGACCGAGCTGCGCGAGTTCGGCGGGACCATCCGCGGGTTGTCGTCGGAGAATCTCGCGCGTGCCGACGTCGATCTCGGCGCGCGTCTCGACGGAGTCGCCCCGTTGCGCATCGCCGGCAGCATCAACCCGCTGGCGGAGGACAAATACAGCGACGTGACGGTGGATTTCGGCAATATCGACCTTCCGCTCTTTTCGCCTTATTCCGGACGTTTCATCGGGCAGCGCATTCAGCGTGGGAAGCTGTCGGTGAATCTTGGATACAAGGTATCGCAGAACACTCTCGCGGGAGAGAATCGCGTCGTGATGGACCAGTTCTACCTCGGCGAAAAGGTGGAGAGTCCGGATGCGCTCAAGCTGCCGGTCGGGTTGGCGCTGGCGTTGCTGCGGGATCGTGAAGGCAAGATCACTCTCGACGTGCCGGTGAGTGGGCGGCTCGACGATCCGGAATTCAAGTACGGGCGAGTCGTTTGGCAGACGTTGGGCAACATCTTCGTGCGCGCGGTGGCGTCGCCGTTCAAGTTGCTCGGCGGATTGTTGCCTGCGGGGGCGCGGGACGTGGATCTCAGTTTCATCGACTTCGCGTCCGCGGAGGTCGAGCCGAGGGAAGACGAGTCGAAGAAGATCGAGCTGCTGGGCAAGGCTTTGTTCGAGCGCCCGGCGTTGCGGCTGGAGATCAAGGCTCCGACGCAGTTGGCGGGCGACGAGCCGGGCCTGATTGCGCGGCGCATGGAGGAGGGTTTGCAGGCGGAGAAGGCGCGGCTGGCCGAGGTCGCGACGATGGCATCGACGACCGCTGCGGTGACGGAGGAACGCGAGGCCTTGCTGCGCTCGTGGTTCGCGCGGGAGTTTCCCGACGAGGCGGCACGTGCGTTCGCCGTCGAGCCGGCGATCACACGTGCCGCGCCCGTCGAGGAGACGACGACGGTCGCACAACCCGCGGAGCCTGGTCGTGTGTCGCGGTTCTTCCGTGGTTTGTTCGGAGGCGGCGAGAAGCCCGACGCGACGTCGCCGGAATCGACCGTCGCGGAGGCGACCGCGGTGCAGGCTTCGGAAGGCGAAGACGGTAGCGTGCTTACCGAGCCACCACTCGCTTTGGCGGAGATCGAGGCGCGGCTCGTGGCGACGCTGGTGGTGAGCGAGGCAGACGCGGCGGAGCTGGCGGCGGCGCGAGCGCGAGTCGTGCGGGACCTGCTGCTGGCCGGAGGCAAGGTGCAGCCGGAGCGGGTGTTTCTCGTCGATGCGCCCGCGATCCCGGACGGTGCGGAGACGCCGCCGACGGGTGTCCGCGTGTTCTTTGGTCTGCAATGACCGAGAGCCGGCGTGGCGTGTAGCCGCGGATCGGGCGCAGTCACGAAAAAGGCGCACCCGCGGGTGCGCCTTCGGGAATACAAACGAACTCGTTTCGAGCCTCAGATCTCGTAGCCGGGCAACACCTTCTCGACGCGCTCGCAATCGAGGCGGGCGAATTGCGGCACGCCGTGCTCGAACGGCGGGATCGACTCGCCTTGGATGAGCGGGGTGGCGTAGCGGACGAACTGGTGGTTCATGCTCACGCCGTCGTCGTTGATCCACTCGCGGGGGAGTTTCTTCACGCCGTTGGCGATGTCGGAGAGATCGGCGAGGCCGGTCTCGCAGACGTAGTGGTCGGCGTCGCCGCGCACCAGCGTGATCATCTTGTCGGTCACGCCGCTCACGGCGGCCTTGACGGCGGCGGCACCGGCCATGAACGCCTCGTCCACGTCGGCCTTCGAAGCGCAATGCGCAGCAGCGCGCTGGGTGATGCCGAGCTTGGCTGACCGGGCCTTGATGCCGAGGTGCTGTTCGACGAGACCGCGCAGATAATCGCCTGCGCCGCCGAGCTGGGCATGGCCGAAGGCGTCGGTCTGGCCCGAGGAGGTGGAGACGTAGTTGCCGTCCGCATCGACGAGTCCTTCGCCGACCACGACGAGACAGTATTTCTCGCGTTTGAGCACGCGGCGGACGTCGTCGATGAACTTCTCGGGTGAGAAGGCGACCTCGGGCAGGCAGATGATGTGCGGTGCGTCGTGCGGGTGATCGCGGCGCTTGGCGAGGGCGGCTCCGGCGGCGATCCAGCCGGCCGAGCGACCCATCACCTCGAGGATGGAGACGAGGTCGTGCTGCCCCATCGCGGCGTTGTCGCAGGCGAGTTCCTTCACCGTCGTGCAGATGAACTTCACCACGCTGCCGTAGCCGGGGCAGTGGTCGGTGACGGGGAGGTCGTTGTCGATCGTCTTGGGTATGCCGATCACGCGCAGCTCGTAGCCCTGTTGTTGGGCGAGCTTGGAGATCTTGTCGGCGGTATCTTGGGAGTCGTTGCCGCCGGCGTAGAAGAAATAGCGGATGTTGTGGGCCTTGAAGACCTCGAGCACGCGCTCGAAGTCCTGTTGTTTCTTGAGCTTGTAGCGGCAGGTGCCGAGGGCGGCACCGGGGGTGGTCTTCAGGGCGCGGATGTTCTGCTGGGACTCGGCGGCGAGATCGATGAAGTCCTCGTTGAGGATGCCGAGCACGCCGTTGAGGCAGCCGTAGATCTCCTCGATGCACTCGTGGTTGAGGGCTTCGGTGACCGCTCCGGCCACGCTGGCGTTGATGACGGCGGTCGGGCCGCCGGACTGCCCAATCAAGCAATTGCCGGTGAGTTCAGACATGGTTCGGTAGGATCGAGTTGAGGAGAGAGTCGAAACGAGGATGCAGGCAAACGCCTCGCTTCGGGGGGTGGCAACCCTTTAATCCCGTCGCAGGGCTCCGAGAAACTGAAGGGGGCACAGGCGTAGTGCTTTCTCGCATAGACGAGCGGTTTACGTGCCTGCGGTGGACGGTTTCGGAGGTCGCCTCAAGCCTGAGCGAGACGGCGTCGAATGAGAAGGACGGTCGATTCCACACGCGGAAGGGGCCGACTCTTCGCCATGTTCCAGCTTCAACCCGAGCAGTTCGGAGAACTGCGTGATTTCTTCGTCGTGGCCCCGCCCAATGCGCCGATGTTGCACGCGTTCTTCGACGGCCGTTCGCCGGGTCGGGCGTTCGTCGATCGAGCGGAACGGCCGACGGCGTGCGTCGTGGCGATGAACTACAGTTTCGTCTTCTTCGGGGGAAGGCCGTCCGGCGATTTCGTCCGGCAGGCGTTGGCCTACCTGAGGCGCGACCAGTTTCTGCACGTCGTGTGGCCGACGGGGAAACCGCCGAAGCAGCCGGCGCCGGACCATGCGGTGGAGCGGATCGAATTCCGACAACGCATCGACTTCGCGGGCGCCCGGCTGCGCGAGGCGCAACAGCGGATGCCGGCCGGCGCACGCGTGGCGCGGATCGACGCGAAGCTGCTGGAGCGCTGCCTGTGGCGCGAGGAGGCGGTGTTGGCGGCGGGCTCGTGGTCGGAGTTTCTCCTGCACGGGTTCGGCTTCTGTCTGTTGCTCGGCGAGCAGATCGTGGCGGAGGCGTATTCGTGTTTCTGGGGACTCGAGCGCGTGGAGATCGCGACGATCACGCACGGCGAACACCGCGGACGCGGCTATGCGGGCGTCGTCTGTGCGCACCTGATCGACGCCTGCGAGAAGGTCGGTTTCTCGACCTATTGGAGCTGCGATGCGGACAATGTCGCGTCGCGCCGGTTGGCGGCACGCTTGGGCTTTGCCGATCCGCAGGACTATCGGCTGTTGCGGTATCGTCGTAGCGTACTGGCGGCAACCGCGTGAGTTTGCGGGCGTCGGCGCAGGCTTGGCCGTAGGGCTTCGGGGTTGTCGGCACCAAGTAGTTGCGCGAGAACCGCGCCATGCAGATCGCGAAAGCGACGAGGGGCGGACCGTGTCGTTCGGCGCGGTGGCTGGCGTGGATGTTCGGGCTCGGTGCGACGATGACGGCGGCGACCGGCGCGGCGGAGGAGTGGCGGATCGACGAGGCGATGCGCGTCGTCGTCGGCAGCGGTTTCGGTACCGGACGGCTCGACGCGGTGCTCGCGGACGGCTCGATCCTCGTCGACTTCGGGCGCACGCGCTTGCTCGTGGACGGATCGATCGATGCCGCGCGCGCGGCGCCGGAGGAGACGTGGAACGACGTGTTCGCCTCCGCGCACGGCGCGCTCGCGGTCGTATCCACGAACCAAGGACAGGGGTACGAGGTCTTCCTGCTCGATGCCAACGGCGACGAGACCGGCCGCCGCGCTTTGCTCGACGGACAGGTTTACGACGTGGTGTTTCAGCCCGACGGCAAGGCGATCCTGCTCGGAGGTTTTCGCGCTGTGGACGGCGTCTTCCGGGCCGGTCTCGCGCGGTTGGCGACAGACGGCACGCTCGATCCCGGTTTCGATCCAGGGACGGGGCCGGACGTGGTCGCGTGGCACGGCTCGGGCTGGCTGCAGGCGGACGGGCGGCTGTTGATCTGCGGGCTTTTCAGCGCCTTCGGCGGCGTGCCGCGGGCGCAGATCGCGCGGCTCAACGCCGACGGCACGCTCGACCTCAGCTACGATCCCGGGCCCGCGATGCACGGAGACGGCTCCTATGTATCGGCCGTCGCGGCGGACGCGCTGGGCCGCGTGCTGCGGGCCGATCCCGGAGCGTCGCTCGATGCTCCGGGCACACTGCGACGGCGGTCTCGTGATCGGGGGCGATTTCACTCACGTGGACGGCGAGCCGCGTCCGATGCTGGCCCGGATCGCTGCGAACGGAACGCTCGATGCCGGTTTCGCGCCGCGGTTCGGCGTGGGTGGACGGGCGTTCGACACGGATGCGCCGGGCCCGGTGCGCGCGGTGGCGGTGCAGGCGGACGGGGCGGTGCTGGTGGGAGGCGCGTTCGACACGGCAAACGGCGCGCCGCGCGTGGCGCTCGCGCGGTGGTCGGCGGACGGCGTCTTCGACCCGGCGTTCGACGCGCAGTTCGGCGACGGCGCGGTGGTCGAGGCGATCGTCGTGCAGAGCGACGGCAGGATCGTGGCGGGCGGGTCGTTCGCGACCGTGGGCGGCATGGCGCGGGCCAACATCTGCCGCTTGCTTCCGGACGGAGCGATCGACACCAGTTTCGCGAACACGAGCGGCGTCACCGGCGCCGACGCGCGCGTGTTCGCGCTCGAGCTTCTCGCGGACGATGCGCTGCTCGTGGCCGGTCACTTCGACGCGTGGAACGGCGTGCGGCGGTGGAGCGTCGCGCGAGTGACTGCGGACGGTCAGCTCGACACGAGCTTCGATCCCGGCAGTGCGACAGCGGGATTGACCATCCACAGCTTGAGTGCGCTCGCCGATGGGCGGGTGGCGATCGGGGCGACGAGCCTGGTGGCCCCGGTCTGGCGTTGGGGCGTGCTGGAGACCGGCGGCGAAGTCGCCTTCTGGGGCGAGGCACCGGTGGGCATCAACAGCCTGAAGGCGCCGATCGTTCAAGCCGATGCCGAGGGCGGGGTGCTGGTCGCCGTGCGCCGTCCGCAACCCGTGCATCTCGGCCGGCATTTCTCCACCGTGGAGCGCGCCCGCGTCGATGGGACGTACGATCGCGCGCTCGCGGTCGAGTTCGGTCTCGGCGGCGTCGAAGCGATGAGGCGGCTCGCGGACGGATCGATCGTCATCGCGGGCACGTTCGCCGGAGCGGACGCGCTGCCGTTCGCGAACCTCGCGCGTCTCGTGCCCTCCGATCTGCAGGCGCGACCGCGCCTCGCGAATCTGTCGACCCGGGCACGAGTCGGGGCGGGCGAGGAGGTGATGATCGCGGGATTCTCGATCGCGGGGACCGAGAGACAGCGGGTCCTCCTGCGCGGGGTGGGACCGACGCTGGAGCGCGACCACGGTTTCGTCGGTGCGGCGTCCGGCCTGGAGCTTGTTCTCTTTCGGGCCAACTCCACCGAGCCGATCGCGGACGGCGTGGCCTACAGCGTCACGTATCCCGCGTCGAGCGGCACGGATGGTTACTTCGGCGAACTCGCGCGCCGCTTCGGGGCGTTTCCGCTGAATGGATTCGATCCGAGGTTTGCGCCCAACGACGCCGGGTGGGTCTTCGATCTCGAGCCGGGAGTGTACACGGCGCACCTCCGTGCCGCCACGCCGGGAATCGCGTTGGCGGAGGTGTACGACATCAACGGCATCAGCGCCGACCGGCACGTCGTGAACCTCTCGACGCGAGCCCGCGTCGGCGGCGGCGACGAGGTCGTGATCGGAGGTTTCGTCGTCGATCGGGGAACGAAACGTCTGCTCGTGCGCGGCGTGGGTCCTGAACTGGCCGAGCACGGCATCGCCGAACCGGTGGCGGATCCCGCCATCCGCATCGTGCGTTCGAGCGACGGTTTCGTGGCGGCGAGCAACGACGACTGGTCCGACGATCCGGCCTCGGCGGCGATCGCCGAGGCAGCGGAACTCGCGGGAGCGTTTCCGCTGTCGGACGGCAGCCGGGATGCGGCGCTTCTCGTGGAGCTGCCGGTCGGCGCCTACACGGTCGTGGTCACCAGTGCAGACGATGCGCCTGGCATCGCGTTGGTGGAGGCGTACGAATTGCCGGAACCTTGAACCTGGCGCGTCGCTTCGTGGGGACGCGAAAAACGCCGGCCCTCGCGGACCGGCGTTTTCGAAAGAAGAGGCCGGCGAACCCGCCTCGAGGTGGTGGGCGCGGTGGCCCACGAAGACGTTATCCGAGCAGACGAAGCGCGATCTGGCTGGACGAGTTGGCCTGGGCCAACATGGCCGTGCCGGACTGCACGAGGATCGAGTAGCGGGCCATCTGCGTGGACTCGGCGGCGACGTCGACGTCCATGATGCGGCTGTTGGCGGACTCGAGGTTCTGCTTGTTCGTCGACAGCATGTCGGCGGCGAACGCGAGGCGGCTGTATTCCGCGCCGTTTTGCGCGCGGCTGGTGGCGACGCCTTCGATCGCGGTGGTGATGGCGCTGACGGCGAGACCATCGAGGGTGGCTGCACCCGTGATCGAAGTCACGTTACCGCTGGTACCGTTGAGGTTCGCCTTGGTGATGGCGACGCTCTGGGTGTTGCCCTGATCGATCGAGACCGACAGCGTGCTGGCGGCGGCTCCGGCGAAGATCGAGACGCCGTTGAACTGCTCGGCCGCGAGGCTGGTGAGCTGGTTCTTGAGGGCGGTGAACTCCGTTTGGTAGTTCGCCTTGTCGCTGGCGGACTTGGTGACGTCGAGCTGGAGGGTCTTCAGTTCGGAGATCCGATCGAGGACCTTGCCTGCGGTCTTGAGCGCACCGTCCTGCACTTGCAGGAACGACTGGGCGTTGGCGACGTTGGTGGAGGTCGCATCCGTACGACGGATGGCGGCCGACATCTTCATCGAAACGGCCAGGCCGCCGGCATCGTCGGACGGCTGCACGATCTTGTAGCCGGACGAGAGACGGTTGAGGCTCTTCTGGAGGTTCTGATTCGACGACGCGAGGTTCCCGTAGGCAACCGTCGCGGACGTGTTGGTGTTGATGACGACTGACATGATCTTCCTTGATCTTGAGATACGGCGTCCGTGCCGCGGCGGATCACTTTGAAAGGAGCAGTGTGCGATCGCACTGCGAGAGGGGATGGGACCCGCTCGGGGACATTTATCGACAGGCGGGGCGATTCTTTAGCTCGAAGTTGGGACGGGCGGGCGTTTGATGGAGCGTCGCGTGTCGCTTCCCGAGGTCTATTTCGACGACGAAAGAGTGGTGTTCGAAGGAGCTGCGCCGTCGCGCTTCGACGAGTTGATCGGGCTGCTGCACGGAGCGGCGGAGGCGGCGGTTCGGATCGTCGCGGAGGTGCGGGTGGACGGGGTCGAGATCGCGGACGGGGACGACGTGGGCGCATTGGAGAAGCTGGGGCGGATCGACGTGCGGACGATCTCGGTGCGAGAGGCCGTCCGGCGCATGTGCGGCGGGTTCGCGCGGCGTCTGGCCGAGACGGCAGAGGAACTGGAGATACTGGACGCGGAGGTGTTGCGGAACGCGTGGTCGAGCCGGCGTGCGCGCTGTATCGCATGGGCGGAGGCGTGCGGTGCGCTCATTCAGGAGACAGGAGCTGCTTCGGGTCGGGAAGAGGTGGATCCTTGGCGAGAGAGACTCGAGACCGGGGGAGCGGCCGTCGTCGGCGCGATGGAACGCTGGGTGGAGGCGGTGGCATCGGGCGACTCGGCGCGCGTATGCGTGTGCGGCGAACGAGAGTTGGTGCCGGCGCTGCGTCGCTTCGAAGCGGTGTTCGCGGAAATCGAGGGAGCCTTGGGATGAGCACGCTCGATGCGAATCTCGGCCTGCTCGCGGCACGCTTTCCGCAGGTTGCGGTTCGGGTGCGGGCGACGAACCGGTACGACTCGTTGCGACGCGTGTGCGATTCCGGCGAGCGTGATCTGTTGGCCGAGCTCTGGCTCGGTGGCCGAGAGTGGAAATCGAGCTGCTTGTATTGTCTCTCGGGTGGCACCGAGCCGTGGCTGATCGAAGCACTGCTGAAGGTGTTGCCCGCCGATGCATGGTTGTTCGTGGCGGAGGTGGATGCCGCCGCGCTCGGCGCGTCGCTCGTCGACGAAACGTGGGGCGGGTTGCTCTCCGATCCGCGTGTCGTGTTGGGGACGGGACCACGGGACGACGGGTTCTTTTCGGCGCTGGACGGCATCGACGTGTTGGAGGTCGCCGATGTCGAACCGTTGGTGTTCGGGCCTCTCTACGACCGCGCCCCCGCCGCTTTCGCGGAGGCTCTGACAGCGTTCGCGCGCGAAGTCGACACACGACGCAAGTTGTGGGGCACGGCCTTGCTGGACGCGCCGCTCTGGCAGGAGAACACGCTCCGCAATCTCGCGCGGTTGGCCGGGGCTCCGGACGTGAGCGCCTTGCGCGGAGCTTTCGTGGGGCGACCAATGGTGTTGATCTCGGCAGGCCCCTCGCTCGACGAGTCGCTCGACTTCGTGCGCGAGTGTCGAAGTCACGCAATCTTGGTGGCGGTGAATTCGTCCTATCGCGCCGTGCGTCGTGCGGGCGTGGTGCCCGATTTCGTGTTGGCGGCGGATCCGCGCGGGTTTACCGCTCGTGGATTCGCCGGAGTGGAGGTCACGGGGAGTTGGCTCGTGACGACTCCCATCGTGCATCCCGATGTCGTGCGAATGTTCGAGGGCCGCTGCTTCACTTGGAGCGGATCCAATGTCTTGTTCACGGAGATTCGCAGGCGCCGCGGGCTGCCGGTGGGCACGTCACTGGCCGAGTTGGGGACCGTCTCCGCCTGTGCGATCGATCTCGCGGTATTGATGGGCTGCGACCGGATCTGCCTCGTCGGGCAAGACCTCGCGGTGCGCGCAGACGGGCGCAGCCATGTGATCGACTCGTTCTACACCGATCTCGACGCGAATCGGGTCGAAACGAGCCGTTGTCGCCTGCTGCCGGGCAACACTCTCGAAAGTGTGCCGGTGGAGGAAAAGCTGTTCGTCTACCTCAAGGCTTTCGAACAGCTCGTGGCGTCGCGTCGCGCGGTCGTGGTGCGAAACACCTCGCGACTTGGTGCACGCATCGCCGGGGCAGACTACTCGGACTTCGACGAGGCGCTGAAATGGTTGCGTGGGGGTCGACCCGGACTGGACACCGAGCGTACAGTTCGCGAGTGCGCGGCTCGCGGGACGACCGCGGCTCGGAGCACGGTTTCACTCCGATCGGTGCTCGACGAGTTGGAGGTGTTCGCCCGGGATACGCTGCGTTGCGCAATGCGCGTTGCCGCGCGAGCCGAGGAAGGCTCTCCGGAAGCCGTAGCGGCCGCCGCGGAGGACATGCGTCGAATGTTGGCGGCCCATCCGCGCGAGTC from Opitutales bacterium ASA1 encodes the following:
- a CDS encoding hypothetical protein (frameshifted, insertion/deletion at around 1109091) gives rise to the protein MLRAHCDGGLVIGGDFTHVDGEPRPMLARIAANGTLDAGFAPRFGVGGRAFDTDAPGPVRAVAVQADGAVLVGGAFDTANGAPRVALARWSADGVFDPAFDAQFGDGAVVEAIVVQSDGRIVAGGSFATVGGMARANICRLLPDGAIDTSFANTSGVTGADARVFALELLADDALLVAGHFDAWNGVRRWSVARVTADGQLDTSFDPGSATAGLTIHSLSALADGRVAIGATSLVAPVWRWGVLETGGEVAFWGEAPVGINSLKAPIVQADAEGGVLVAVRRPQPVHLGRHFSTVERARVDGTYDRALAVEFGLGGVEAMRRLADGSIVIAGTFAGADALPFANLARLVPSDLQARPRLANLSTRARVGAGEEVMIAGFSIAGTERQRVLLRGVGPTLERDHGFVGAASGLELVLFRANSTEPIADGVAYSVTYPASSGTDGYFGELARRFGAFPLNGFDPRFAPNDAGWVFDLEPGVYTAHLRAATPGIALAEVYDINGISADRHVVNLSTRARVGGGDEVVIGGFVVDRGTKRLLVRGVGPELAEHGIAEPVADPAIRIVRSSDGFVAASNDDWSDDPASAAIAEAAELAGAFPLSDGSRDAALLVELPVGAYTVVVTSADDAPGIALVEAYELPEP
- a CDS encoding DUF748 domain-containing protein, which gives rise to MSSNPSRRRRWLIAAVVVVLLYAIVGFLVLPPVVRGQIETRAGAALKRPVTVEKVRMNPFAFSVAIEGLRVTDHDGVDLASWKRGYANFDPLTSLFRREWHVGALELIEPRQRLVLDSEGRLNIEDLLVRPSVGEAPPEETDATGRMPAVAVGRLVVESWAVSFDDASRGRPFATVIGPMTFELDGLTTRPDADSPYRLRGTTDTGETFGWSGTVSVTPPGSEGSIEFSGVSLPKHSPLVDDLHRAEVVGGTVSFSTRYVVSFGDRPVIQIMDTRVTVDDLALGFAGADVEEAVVSFAQLDVHIAQADALARTAEVASVTLEGLDVKAERRTDGSIDLLDWIPASTASETADESASGASDPGPAPSVSVTRIELVGGRVQLTDRTNPRPAEFVLDELAITATGAGTDLAREIGVEIGLRWAGAGTVGMRGTVRPRPFAAGLDVNVTDFALRPLDPFVEPTADVRIRDGAVTVKGRVEAEQPPGEALALRWTGDVDIRNLDTADGKLDSTLVAWKSLALKQTAVALAPLEVSAGEVALDGLLANVAIAEDGTINLLAALRRDEANEGSSEVEPSAPSVASGEADEPAYRAKVDLVSITGGVLRVQDQSVAGGFKTELREFGGTIRGLSSENLARADVDLGARLDGVAPLRIAGSINPLAEDKYSDVTVDFGNIDLPLFSPYSGRFIGQRIQRGKLSVNLGYKVSQNTLAGENRVVMDQFYLGEKVESPDALKLPVGLALALLRDREGKITLDVPVSGRLDDPEFKYGRVVWQTLGNIFVRAVASPFKLLGGLLPAGARDVDLSFIDFASAEVEPREDESKKIELLGKALFERPALRLEIKAPTQLAGDEPGLIARRMEEGLQAEKARLAEVATMASTTAAVTEEREALLRSWFAREFPDEAARAFAVEPAITRAAPVEETTTVAQPAEPGRVSRFFRGLFGGGEKPDATSPESTVAEATAVQASEGEDGSVLTEPPLALAEIEARLVATLVVSEADAAELAAARARVVRDLLLAGGKVQPERVFLVDAPAIPDGAETPPTGVRVFFGLQ
- a CDS encoding flagellin, which encodes MSVVINTNTSATVAYGNLASSNQNLQKSLNRLSSGYKIVQPSDDAGGLAVSMKMSAAIRRTDATSTNVANAQSFLQVQDGALKTAGKVLDRISELKTLQLDVTKSASDKANYQTEFTALKNQLTSLAAEQFNGVSIFAGAAASTLSVSIDQGNTQSVAITKANLNGTSGNVTSITGAATLDGLAVSAITTAIEGVATSRAQNGAEYSRLAFAADMLSTNKQNLESANSRIMDVDVAAESTQMARYSILVQSGTAMLAQANSSSQIALRLLG
- a CDS encoding 6-phosphofructokinase translates to MSELTGNCLIGQSGGPTAVINASVAGAVTEALNHECIEEIYGCLNGVLGILNEDFIDLAAESQQNIRALKTTPGAALGTCRYKLKKQQDFERVLEVFKAHNIRYFFYAGGNDSQDTADKISKLAQQQGYELRVIGIPKTIDNDLPVTDHCPGYGSVVKFICTTVKELACDNAAMGQHDLVSILEVMGRSAGWIAAGAALAKRRDHPHDAPHIICLPEVAFSPEKFIDDVRRVLKREKYCLVVVGEGLVDADGNYVSTSSGQTDAFGHAQLGGAGDYLRGLVEQHLGIKARSAKLGITQRAAAHCASKADVDEAFMAGAAAVKAAVSGVTDKMITLVRGDADHYVCETGLADLSDIANGVKKLPREWINDDGVSMNHQFVRYATPLIQGESIPPFEHGVPQFARLDCERVEKVLPGYEI